A window of Pseudodesulfovibrio hydrargyri contains these coding sequences:
- a CDS encoding beta-phosphoglucomutase family hydrolase codes for MAAITLKGVVFDLDGVITRTAKVHAQAWESSFNEFLKHHAEETNTPFEPFDRTSDYQNYVDGKPRFEGVLSFLKSRNIRLDPGTPEDEPGFDTVCAIGNKKNALFQEILKEQGPEVFDTSVALVKDLKRNGVLVALATSSRNGMLVLELAGLTDLFDAHVDGVVSAELDLKGKPEPDIFVTAADKMGLVPGECVVVEDALSGVQAGCAGNFGLTLGVARNIGGEMLKRFGADMVVSDLGEITVDDLMEWFESGMATDEWYLTYHGFEPGDEKLRETLTCVGNGYLGTRGAYECECSSYYFYPGTYISGIFNKTPSDVEGREIWNNDLVNCPNWLPVSFKIGNGEFVSPLSMEILGYSHRLNMREAVMERHLVVRDQVGRITRISSRRVASMADPHLLALQFDFTPLNYAAKLTFRSSLDGNVSNEGVARYSSLNTRHLNRVGGGKGGEGIYLHMETSHSRYQIVMAAKTRMLEDGKPIEVRKEVVQSRSRVSEEICVQVRENHSYGLEKFVYVRTSLDREPGDLREMCQDGLKTVKTFKGVYGPHAKSWKGLWQKADIRVKGDRFVQRVLRLHVYHLLVTASPHNAFRDAGMPARGLSGEAYRGHIFWDEVYILPFFDANFPDISRALLMYRCNRLDAAREYARENGYQGAMFPWQTADDGSEETQEVHYNPEAKSWGPDLSRRQRHVSIAVFVNAWRYVSWTGDQTFLREHGAELMLDIARFWGNIATFDEATGKYHIDGVMGPDEFHEKLPGSDEPGLRDNAYTNIMVVWLLEKALFILDALPPKLAKQVTAHIGLTDREIEKWRDMTTKLNVIMTDDGIISQFDGYMDLPELDWDSYRQRFYSIHRMDRILKAEGDSPDNYKVAKQADTLMTWYILEPDEVARILRKLGHKVPDPVKLLKDNYDFYERRTSHGSTLSKVVHAVIAKYIYPSNIAWDWFMEAMDSDIHDTQGGTTVEGIHTGVMAGTLEVIKQDFAGLNLSASPMKVDPDPPAHWGEMRLSFLWRSIWFDLVIEQDRVNMTAFHQGDKVVPVEIFGKTYELKPGKTVEARRPGE; via the coding sequence GTGGCAGCAATCACACTCAAGGGCGTCGTCTTCGATCTGGACGGCGTCATCACCCGGACCGCAAAGGTGCACGCCCAGGCGTGGGAATCCTCCTTCAACGAATTCCTCAAGCATCACGCGGAGGAGACGAACACCCCGTTCGAGCCGTTCGACCGTACCAGCGACTACCAGAACTACGTGGACGGCAAGCCGCGTTTCGAGGGCGTGCTCAGCTTTCTCAAGTCCCGGAACATCCGGCTCGACCCCGGCACGCCCGAGGACGAACCCGGCTTCGACACGGTCTGCGCCATCGGCAACAAGAAGAACGCGCTCTTCCAGGAGATCCTCAAAGAACAGGGGCCCGAGGTCTTCGATACCTCCGTGGCCCTGGTCAAGGACCTCAAGCGCAACGGCGTGCTTGTGGCCCTGGCCACCTCCAGCCGCAACGGCATGCTCGTCCTGGAACTGGCCGGGCTGACCGATCTGTTCGACGCCCACGTGGACGGCGTGGTCTCGGCCGAGCTGGACCTCAAGGGCAAGCCCGAACCGGACATCTTCGTCACCGCCGCCGACAAGATGGGGTTGGTGCCCGGCGAGTGCGTGGTGGTGGAGGACGCCCTGTCCGGCGTCCAGGCCGGTTGCGCGGGCAACTTTGGCCTGACGCTCGGCGTGGCCCGGAACATCGGCGGCGAGATGCTCAAGCGGTTCGGGGCCGACATGGTCGTGTCCGACCTGGGCGAGATCACCGTGGACGACCTCATGGAGTGGTTCGAGTCCGGCATGGCCACGGACGAATGGTACCTGACCTACCACGGCTTCGAGCCGGGCGACGAGAAGCTGCGCGAGACCCTGACCTGCGTGGGCAACGGCTACCTGGGCACGCGCGGGGCCTACGAGTGCGAGTGCTCGTCCTATTACTTCTATCCCGGCACCTACATCTCCGGCATCTTCAACAAGACCCCCAGCGATGTGGAGGGGCGCGAGATCTGGAACAACGACCTCGTCAACTGCCCCAACTGGCTGCCCGTGTCGTTCAAGATCGGCAACGGCGAGTTCGTCTCGCCCCTGTCCATGGAGATACTCGGCTACTCCCACCGGCTGAACATGCGCGAGGCGGTCATGGAACGCCACTTGGTGGTCCGCGACCAGGTGGGCCGCATCACCCGCATCTCCTCCAGGCGCGTGGCCTCCATGGCCGACCCGCACCTGCTGGCCCTGCAGTTCGACTTCACCCCGCTCAACTACGCCGCCAAGCTGACCTTCCGCTCGTCGCTGGACGGCAACGTCAGCAACGAGGGCGTGGCCCGCTACTCCAGCCTGAACACCCGCCACCTGAACCGGGTGGGCGGCGGCAAGGGCGGGGAGGGCATCTACCTGCACATGGAGACCTCTCACTCGCGCTACCAGATCGTCATGGCCGCCAAGACCCGCATGCTCGAGGACGGCAAGCCCATCGAGGTGCGCAAGGAGGTGGTCCAGAGCCGGTCCAGGGTGTCCGAGGAAATCTGCGTCCAGGTCCGCGAGAACCACTCCTACGGCCTGGAGAAATTCGTCTACGTGCGCACCTCCCTCGACCGCGAGCCGGGCGACCTGCGCGAGATGTGCCAGGACGGGCTCAAGACCGTGAAGACCTTCAAGGGCGTGTACGGCCCGCACGCCAAGTCCTGGAAGGGGCTGTGGCAGAAGGCCGACATCCGGGTCAAGGGCGACCGCTTCGTCCAGCGGGTGCTTCGGCTGCACGTCTACCACCTGCTGGTCACGGCCAGCCCGCACAATGCATTCCGCGACGCGGGCATGCCCGCACGCGGCCTGTCCGGCGAGGCCTACCGGGGCCACATCTTCTGGGACGAGGTCTACATCCTGCCGTTTTTCGACGCCAACTTCCCGGACATCTCCAGGGCGTTGTTGATGTACCGCTGCAACCGGTTGGACGCGGCTCGCGAATACGCCCGCGAAAACGGCTACCAGGGGGCCATGTTCCCCTGGCAGACAGCGGACGACGGCAGCGAGGAGACCCAGGAGGTCCACTACAATCCCGAGGCCAAGTCCTGGGGGCCGGACCTGTCCCGCCGCCAGCGGCACGTGTCCATCGCGGTCTTCGTCAACGCCTGGCGCTACGTGTCCTGGACCGGCGACCAGACCTTTCTGCGCGAGCACGGCGCGGAACTGATGCTCGACATCGCCCGGTTCTGGGGCAACATCGCCACCTTCGACGAGGCCACCGGCAAGTACCACATCGACGGGGTCATGGGCCCGGACGAGTTCCACGAAAAGCTGCCCGGCTCGGACGAGCCCGGCCTGCGCGACAACGCCTACACCAACATCATGGTCGTCTGGCTGCTCGAAAAGGCCCTGTTCATCCTCGACGCCCTGCCGCCCAAGCTCGCAAAGCAGGTCACCGCGCACATCGGCCTGACCGACCGGGAGATCGAAAAGTGGCGCGACATGACCACCAAGCTCAACGTCATCATGACCGACGACGGCATCATCAGCCAGTTCGACGGCTACATGGACCTGCCCGAGCTGGACTGGGATTCCTACCGGCAGCGGTTCTACTCCATCCACCGCATGGACCGCATCCTCAAGGCCGAGGGCGATTCCCCGGACAACTACAAGGTCGCCAAGCAGGCCGACACGCTGATGACCTGGTACATCCTCGAACCCGACGAGGTGGCCCGTATCCTGCGCAAGCTCGGCCACAAGGTCCCGGATCCGGTCAAGCTGCTCAAGGACAACTACGACTTCTACGAGAGGCGGACCAGCCACGGCTCCACCCTGTCCAAGGTGGTCCACGCGGTCATCGCCAAGTACATCTACCCGAGCAACATCGCCTGGGACTGGTTCATGGAGGCCATGGATTCCGACATCCACGACACCCAGGGCGGGACCACCGTGGAAGGCATCCACACCGGCGTCATGGCCGGAACCCTGGAGGTCATCAAACAGGACTTCGCCGGGCTCAACCTGTCCGCCTCGCCCATGAAGGTGGACCCGGACCCGCCCGCGCACTGGGGCGAGATGCGCCTGTCCTTCCTGTGGCGGTCCATCTGGTTCGACCTGGTCATCGAACAGGACCGCGTGAACATGACCGCCTTCCACCAGGGCGACAAGGTCGTGCCCGTGGAAATCTTCGGCAAGACCTACGAACTCAAGCCCGGCAAGACCGTCGAGGCCAGACGGCCCGGAGAGTAG
- a CDS encoding trehalose 6-phosphate synthase: protein MAGIDQVELKTLKDFYALMAASRDIRKRAAAAILDGETVDGDIPKSLSNLLESLEAVPEEEGGKRLGLGGGRTITLDMGYEIDETRKDLFYLEEGEETFLEMLADFHPGFGEYVENGRELLRGADLDSLVTDRDGTVNNYCARYLTSIQSIYNAVFLTRFARTHVDRPVILTSAPLDGLIEISVNPDGEFYYAASKGRECLDRDGRIRRLEITPDKQAAINALNARLSELTSRPAYEKFTLIGSGLQFKFGQSTVARQDIGGSIDKAESEAFLATLEALAAELDPDGRNFRIEDTGLDVEIILTVETEGEGLKDFDKGDGVKFLDQELGLGMADGVGLICGDTGSDVPMLEAALSLSPQTRAIFVTRKQELAQRVTGLTGAALIVPEPDMLVTILGTL from the coding sequence ATGGCCGGCATCGACCAGGTTGAACTGAAGACGCTGAAGGATTTCTACGCGCTCATGGCCGCTTCCCGGGATATCCGGAAGCGGGCCGCGGCCGCGATCCTTGACGGGGAAACGGTCGACGGCGACATCCCGAAATCCCTGTCCAACCTCCTGGAATCCCTGGAAGCCGTGCCCGAGGAAGAGGGCGGCAAGCGCCTCGGCCTGGGCGGCGGCCGGACCATCACCCTGGACATGGGCTACGAGATCGACGAGACCCGCAAGGACCTCTTCTACCTGGAGGAGGGCGAGGAAACCTTCCTCGAGATGTTGGCCGATTTCCATCCGGGCTTCGGCGAATACGTGGAAAACGGCCGGGAACTGCTGCGCGGGGCCGACCTGGACAGTCTGGTCACGGACCGCGACGGCACGGTCAACAACTACTGCGCCCGCTACCTGACCTCCATCCAGTCCATCTACAACGCGGTCTTCCTGACCCGCTTCGCCCGGACCCACGTGGACAGGCCGGTCATCCTGACCTCGGCCCCCCTGGACGGGCTGATCGAGATTTCGGTCAACCCGGACGGCGAATTCTACTACGCCGCGTCCAAGGGCCGCGAGTGCCTGGACCGCGACGGCCGGATCCGGCGCCTGGAGATCACCCCGGACAAGCAGGCGGCCATAAACGCCCTCAATGCGCGGCTGAGCGAACTGACCTCGCGGCCCGCATACGAGAAGTTCACCCTCATCGGCTCGGGCCTGCAGTTCAAGTTCGGGCAGTCCACAGTGGCCCGGCAGGACATCGGCGGGTCCATCGACAAGGCCGAGTCCGAGGCGTTCCTGGCCACCCTGGAAGCCCTGGCCGCCGAGCTGGACCCGGACGGGCGCAACTTCCGCATCGAGGACACCGGCCTGGACGTGGAGATCATCCTCACCGTGGAGACCGAGGGCGAGGGGCTCAAGGATTTCGACAAGGGCGACGGCGTGAAGTTTCTCGACCAGGAGCTCGGTCTGGGCATGGCGGACGGGGTCGGGCTGATCTGCGGCGACACCGGCTCGGACGTGCCCATGCTCGAGGCGGCCCTGAGCCTGTCGCCGCAAACGCGCGCGATTTTCGTGACCCGCAAGCAGGAGTTGGCGCAGCGGGTCACCGGGCTGACCGGCGCGGCGCTCATCGTTCCCGAGCCGGACATGCTCGTGACCATTCTGGGTACCCTGTGA
- a CDS encoding DUF4139 domain-containing protein, whose product MNRPCFPAAQLLAAVLFLLAPLAGGVHAAGSVLAVYNSGQAQVTESRVVTLPEGAAAVVFTDIPSTINPASIRATAPDMTVEEVQYAYRPITPSNLLDAYVGKELSVILPDPADANARILKKAKLLSNEGKPIFAIGKEVYVGSYEALLLPEMPQGLDTKPTLTLTTRSSVAGRKNVALSYLMGGLDWHADYNLTVSQSRETADLDAWATISNESGQAFPGADLRLVAGDVQRVAALKRSGRHEVFENMMEMSMDASRAPAATEESLFEYHVYDPGRYVSVPASGTKQVGLFSAVNIPVKTELSSRFHNTSNQRSGEIGQNVDATLIFTNSEGNNLGKPMPGGVVHVFMPTSDGTKLLAGEAGIGHVANGGEVRLSVGRSFDVNVKRVQTSFQRIGKNAAEVGWKITVRNGSAEPRDIRLEEALSGQWTVLNADTPYTAKDSGTIEFDLKGVAPSAGKEGKVINYTVRFEY is encoded by the coding sequence ATGAATCGGCCATGTTTCCCCGCCGCCCAACTGCTCGCCGCAGTGCTTTTTCTTCTTGCTCCCCTTGCCGGTGGCGTTCATGCCGCCGGATCGGTGCTGGCCGTGTACAATTCCGGCCAGGCCCAGGTGACCGAATCCCGCGTGGTGACCCTGCCCGAGGGGGCCGCCGCCGTGGTCTTCACCGACATACCCTCGACCATCAATCCCGCCTCCATACGGGCCACGGCCCCGGACATGACCGTGGAGGAGGTGCAATACGCCTACCGGCCCATCACTCCGTCCAACCTTCTCGACGCCTATGTGGGAAAGGAACTGTCCGTGATCCTACCCGACCCGGCGGACGCTAATGCCCGAATCCTGAAGAAAGCCAAGCTGTTGTCCAACGAGGGCAAGCCCATCTTCGCCATAGGCAAGGAGGTCTACGTGGGTTCGTACGAGGCCCTACTCCTGCCCGAGATGCCCCAGGGGCTCGACACCAAACCCACCCTGACCCTGACCACGCGCAGTTCGGTCGCCGGGCGCAAAAACGTGGCCCTGAGTTACCTCATGGGCGGACTGGACTGGCATGCGGACTACAACCTGACCGTGAGCCAGTCCCGCGAGACAGCCGATCTGGACGCCTGGGCCACGATATCGAACGAATCGGGCCAGGCCTTTCCCGGCGCTGACCTGCGTCTCGTGGCCGGTGACGTGCAGCGTGTGGCGGCACTCAAGAGGTCCGGCCGACATGAAGTGTTTGAGAACATGATGGAGATGTCGATGGATGCATCCCGGGCTCCGGCGGCCACAGAAGAATCCCTGTTCGAATACCACGTCTATGATCCGGGCCGGTACGTGTCGGTTCCGGCTTCCGGGACCAAGCAGGTGGGGCTGTTCTCGGCCGTGAACATCCCGGTGAAGACCGAGCTGTCGAGCCGTTTTCACAATACGTCGAATCAGCGTTCCGGCGAAATCGGCCAAAACGTCGATGCGACCCTGATTTTCACCAACAGCGAGGGCAACAACCTCGGCAAGCCCATGCCCGGGGGCGTTGTGCACGTTTTCATGCCCACATCCGACGGGACCAAGCTGCTGGCTGGCGAGGCCGGAATCGGGCACGTGGCCAACGGGGGAGAAGTCCGGCTGTCTGTCGGCCGCTCCTTCGACGTGAACGTCAAGCGCGTGCAGACAAGCTTCCAGCGCATCGGCAAGAACGCGGCCGAGGTCGGCTGGAAAATCACGGTGCGCAACGGCTCGGCCGAGCCCAGGGACATCCGGCTCGAGGAGGCTCTGTCCGGGCAGTGGACCGTGCTCAACGCGGACACCCCGTACACGGCCAAGGATTCGGGCACCATCGAATTCGACCTGAAGGGCGTGGCTCCCTCCGCCGGCAAGGAGGGGAAGGTGATCAACTACACCGTGCGTTTCGAATACTAA
- a CDS encoding diguanylate cyclase, which produces MKILIIDDSKATATQLTEMLLSAGHTDVSNVDSLERAMRTLQRSVAGDAPVDLVLIDLDNHDTDGIAAILTLKSHREFEDIPIIAVAPNDGSDDLDRAFAAGASDYIVKPVGRTELRARVRSALQLRREMLKRMLRERELERLARKLERMSNQDGLTGLANRRCFDDTLIREWVRNGREDNSLGLLMIDIDHFKAYNDALGHVDGDVCLRGVADAIRDATNRPGDLVARYGGEEFAIILPGTDFDGARVVAENIHANLAKSCISHPDSRVACNVTVSIGVAATVPTCETTPEHLIQAADRALYQAKQSGRNRTEAICLPDPDRVRQQESGEGERGTL; this is translated from the coding sequence ATGAAAATCCTCATCATCGATGATTCCAAGGCCACCGCCACCCAGCTGACCGAGATGCTGCTGAGCGCCGGCCACACCGACGTGTCGAACGTGGATTCCCTGGAACGGGCCATGCGGACCCTGCAGCGCTCCGTGGCCGGGGACGCGCCCGTGGACCTGGTGCTCATCGATCTCGACAACCACGACACCGACGGCATCGCCGCCATCCTGACCCTCAAGTCCCACCGCGAGTTCGAGGACATCCCGATCATCGCCGTGGCCCCGAACGACGGGTCCGACGACCTGGACCGCGCCTTTGCGGCCGGGGCCTCCGACTACATCGTCAAGCCCGTGGGCCGCACCGAACTGCGCGCCCGCGTCCGGTCCGCCCTGCAGTTGCGCCGCGAGATGCTCAAGCGCATGTTGCGCGAGCGCGAACTGGAACGGCTGGCCCGCAAGCTGGAACGGATGTCCAACCAGGACGGGCTGACCGGCCTGGCCAACCGCCGCTGCTTCGACGACACGCTCATCCGCGAATGGGTGCGCAACGGCCGCGAGGACAACTCCCTGGGACTGCTGATGATCGACATCGACCACTTCAAGGCCTACAACGACGCCCTGGGCCATGTGGACGGCGACGTCTGCCTGCGCGGGGTGGCCGACGCCATCCGCGACGCCACCAACCGGCCCGGCGACCTGGTGGCCCGCTACGGCGGCGAGGAGTTCGCCATCATCCTGCCCGGCACCGACTTCGACGGCGCGCGCGTGGTGGCCGAGAACATCCACGCCAACCTGGCCAAATCCTGCATCAGCCACCCCGACTCCCGGGTGGCCTGCAACGTGACCGTGTCCATCGGCGTGGCCGCCACCGTACCCACCTGCGAGACCACCCCGGAACACCTCATCCAGGCCGCGGACCGCGCCCTCTACCAAGCCAAACAGTCCGGCCGGAACCGCACCGAAGCCATCTGCCTCCCCGATCCGGACCGGGTGCGGCAGCAGGAATCGGGGGAAGGGGAGAGGGGAACCCTTTGA
- a CDS encoding LexA family transcriptional regulator, whose amino-acid sequence MSNGFEAFFKRLCSETEIKNQSQLARELDVGRAAVSLAKRKGTVPARWILDLSARFGLNPLWLEQGKGFPRPEAALAAAAEDGASYAEIPKVRARLCAGGGSFETEGQVEGYYSFRSDWLTHRGNPANMVLMEVIGNSMEPEIKEGDMVLIDQSRTDVLSGGIYAVGVEDTVMVKRVERLPGTLVLRSDNVDYSPIHLSGDELDNVRVIGQILWASREYR is encoded by the coding sequence ATGAGCAACGGATTTGAAGCCTTTTTCAAACGACTCTGTTCGGAAACGGAGATCAAGAACCAGTCCCAGCTGGCCCGCGAGCTGGACGTGGGGCGGGCCGCAGTGTCCCTGGCCAAGCGCAAGGGCACGGTGCCCGCCCGCTGGATTCTGGATCTGTCCGCCCGGTTCGGGCTGAACCCGCTGTGGCTGGAGCAGGGCAAGGGGTTTCCCCGGCCCGAGGCCGCCCTGGCGGCCGCCGCCGAGGACGGGGCGAGCTACGCGGAAATCCCCAAGGTGCGCGCCCGGCTCTGTGCGGGCGGCGGCTCGTTCGAAACCGAAGGCCAGGTGGAGGGGTACTATTCCTTCCGCTCCGACTGGCTGACCCACCGGGGCAACCCGGCCAACATGGTTCTCATGGAGGTCATCGGCAATTCCATGGAGCCGGAGATCAAGGAAGGGGACATGGTCCTCATCGACCAGTCGCGTACCGACGTTCTGTCCGGCGGCATCTACGCCGTGGGCGTGGAGGACACGGTCATGGTCAAGCGCGTGGAACGCCTCCCCGGCACCTTGGTGCTCAGAAGCGACAACGTGGACTATTCCCCCATCCACCTGTCCGGCGACGAGCTCGACAACGTGCGCGTCATCGGCCAGATCCTGTGGGCATCGCGGGAATACCGCTAG
- the rnr gene encoding ribonuclease R: MAKKKRSQPRPSAPPLSPAALLKLFKEVKRPMSRAEVIRQLKLKKKDKALVKDLLRELVQKGKLVRIRRGYGLAEAMHCITGRLEIQRQGYGFVVPEDSRRKDVFVNQRDLNDAWHGDRVVVSVVGEPKAGRNAEGRIVRILERGRKVLPVKVVKKMTGGEWLCRPSDPRLNFGIIATLKDESVQVKPGEIALCAPGDRIDPTMWEGQITKRLGVETDIAVQEALVKSNHNIRTRFPSGSVTQAEGLPPEPSQKDFAGRRNLTGKPFVTIDGATARDFDDAILVERRGKGYRLWVAIADVSHYVPEGSPLDREAFERGNSYYFPRSVEPMFPEKLSNGLCSLNPDVERLTMVACMDTDPDGRTVKTELFPAVIRSHARLTYSQVRDAIIEKQAEARKAIAPDLINMLELSEELARKINLLRVKRGSLDFDLPEPEIFFDVHGETEDIRPKQRNFANQLIEEFMIAANEAVAHFLVERGLPCMFRIHPPADEEKLKNLFRLLSRTDKSVVMPKEITPKKLQMLVASMEGTDKEYIVNRMLLRSMKQAKYSPDNEGHFGLASVEYAHFTSPIRRYADLVVHRLVKAALHEGEGVPAPIPGRKKLLNVANHLSGRERVAMDAEREILKRVTVLFMRDKVGQTFDAVISHITDFGFFVELKEVMAEGLVRLSTMDDDYYTYWPQREMLVGERTGQSFYLGQTVEVVLEEASVERLELNFSLRSVTAASMDYKDLI, translated from the coding sequence ATGGCTAAAAAGAAACGCAGTCAACCGAGGCCCTCGGCACCGCCCCTGTCCCCGGCCGCGCTGCTCAAGCTGTTCAAGGAAGTGAAGCGGCCCATGTCCAGGGCCGAGGTCATCCGCCAGCTCAAGCTCAAGAAGAAGGACAAGGCGCTGGTCAAGGACCTGCTCAGGGAGCTGGTCCAGAAGGGCAAGCTGGTGCGCATCCGGCGCGGCTACGGGCTGGCCGAGGCCATGCACTGCATCACCGGGCGGCTGGAAATCCAGCGCCAGGGCTATGGCTTCGTGGTGCCCGAGGATTCCCGGCGCAAGGACGTATTCGTCAACCAGCGCGACCTGAACGACGCCTGGCACGGCGACCGCGTGGTGGTCTCGGTGGTCGGCGAGCCCAAGGCGGGGCGCAACGCCGAGGGGCGCATCGTGCGCATCCTGGAGCGCGGGCGCAAGGTCCTGCCGGTCAAGGTGGTCAAGAAGATGACCGGCGGCGAATGGCTTTGCCGCCCGTCGGACCCGAGGCTCAATTTCGGGATCATCGCAACGCTCAAGGACGAATCCGTCCAGGTCAAGCCGGGCGAGATCGCCCTGTGCGCACCCGGCGACCGCATCGACCCGACCATGTGGGAAGGGCAGATCACCAAGCGGCTCGGGGTCGAAACCGACATCGCCGTGCAGGAGGCCCTGGTCAAGTCCAACCACAATATCCGCACCCGGTTCCCGTCCGGCTCCGTGACCCAGGCCGAAGGGCTGCCGCCCGAGCCGTCCCAAAAGGATTTCGCGGGCCGCCGCAACCTGACCGGAAAACCGTTCGTGACCATCGACGGGGCCACGGCCCGCGACTTCGACGACGCCATCCTGGTGGAGCGGCGGGGAAAGGGCTACCGGCTGTGGGTGGCCATCGCCGACGTTTCCCACTACGTGCCCGAGGGCTCGCCCCTGGACCGCGAGGCGTTCGAGCGCGGCAACTCCTATTATTTCCCCCGGTCCGTGGAGCCCATGTTCCCGGAGAAGCTGTCCAACGGATTGTGCTCGCTCAACCCGGACGTGGAGCGGCTGACCATGGTGGCGTGCATGGATACCGACCCGGACGGGCGCACGGTGAAGACCGAGCTGTTCCCGGCGGTCATTCGCAGCCACGCCCGGCTGACCTATTCCCAGGTGCGCGACGCGATCATCGAAAAACAGGCCGAGGCCCGCAAGGCCATCGCTCCGGACCTGATAAACATGCTCGAACTGTCCGAGGAACTGGCCCGCAAGATCAATCTCCTGCGCGTCAAGCGCGGGTCGCTCGACTTCGACCTGCCCGAGCCGGAGATATTCTTCGACGTGCACGGCGAGACCGAGGACATCCGGCCCAAGCAGCGCAATTTCGCCAACCAACTCATCGAGGAGTTCATGATCGCGGCCAACGAGGCCGTGGCCCATTTCCTTGTGGAGCGCGGCCTGCCCTGCATGTTCCGCATCCACCCCCCGGCGGACGAGGAGAAGCTCAAGAATCTGTTCCGGCTGCTGTCGCGCACGGACAAGTCCGTGGTCATGCCCAAGGAGATCACCCCCAAGAAGCTCCAGATGCTGGTGGCCTCCATGGAGGGCACGGACAAGGAGTACATCGTCAACCGCATGCTTTTGCGCTCCATGAAGCAGGCCAAGTACTCGCCGGACAACGAGGGCCACTTCGGCCTGGCGTCCGTGGAATACGCCCACTTCACCTCGCCCATCCGGCGCTACGCCGACCTGGTGGTCCACCGGCTGGTCAAAGCCGCGTTGCACGAGGGCGAGGGCGTGCCCGCGCCCATTCCGGGCCGCAAGAAGCTGCTCAACGTGGCCAACCACCTGTCCGGCCGCGAACGGGTGGCCATGGACGCCGAGCGCGAGATCCTCAAGCGCGTGACCGTCCTGTTCATGCGCGACAAGGTCGGCCAGACCTTTGACGCGGTCATTTCGCACATCACCGACTTCGGCTTCTTCGTGGAACTCAAGGAGGTCATGGCCGAGGGGCTGGTCCGGCTGTCCACCATGGACGACGACTACTACACCTACTGGCCCCAGCGCGAGATGCTCGTGGGCGAGCGTACCGGCCAGTCCTTCTATCTGGGGCAGACTGTGGAGGTGGTCCTGGAAGAGGCCAGCGTGGAGCGGCTGGAGCTGAACTTCAGCCTGCGTTCCGTGACGGCCGCGTCCATGGACTACAAGGATTTGATCTAG
- the lpxK gene encoding tetraacyldisaccharide 4'-kinase, protein MPETVTHLQRMLSPLLRPFSWVYAGAMRFRAGLYRRGLLPRWEAPALTVSVGNIGWGGSGKTPVADWLLGWAESKAIPVALLTRGYRARPRHLPYEVKPGALAEEAGDEPLMLARAHEKALVMVDPNRTRAGKAAVQKTHPELIILDDGFQHMAVQRHVNLVLLRPDDLREEWNRVIPAGSWREPESALGRADAFLIKVGPRGFGQLRPRIDERLARFGRPVFSFRLAPTGLRNVIGGQTVRDFEGAPYLLVTGVGDPAQVSATAEAYFGYPPKRHRVFRDHHSYTKQDALDLAQEAARLGCIAVLCTPKDAVKLGSMCTEVFWHFDLSLEFGPSTLGERAKFSTWWERRYNSFRLRRADRAQHAAEYRARHEAGLPPAKGGNHG, encoded by the coding sequence ATGCCCGAAACCGTGACCCATCTGCAACGCATGCTGTCTCCGCTGCTGCGTCCTTTTTCCTGGGTCTACGCCGGGGCCATGCGTTTTCGCGCCGGGCTCTACCGCCGCGGGCTGCTGCCCCGTTGGGAAGCGCCCGCGCTGACCGTGTCCGTGGGCAACATCGGCTGGGGCGGCTCGGGCAAGACGCCGGTGGCCGACTGGCTGCTCGGCTGGGCCGAGTCCAAGGCCATCCCGGTGGCCCTGCTGACGCGCGGGTACAGGGCCAGGCCCAGGCACCTGCCCTATGAGGTCAAGCCGGGCGCGTTGGCCGAGGAGGCCGGGGACGAGCCGCTGATGCTCGCCCGGGCCCACGAGAAGGCGCTGGTCATGGTCGACCCGAACCGCACCCGGGCGGGCAAGGCGGCCGTGCAGAAGACGCATCCCGAGCTGATCATCCTGGACGACGGGTTCCAGCACATGGCCGTGCAACGGCACGTGAATCTGGTGCTGCTTCGGCCCGATGACCTGCGCGAGGAGTGGAACCGGGTCATCCCGGCGGGCTCCTGGCGCGAACCCGAGTCCGCGCTCGGGCGGGCCGACGCGTTCCTGATCAAGGTCGGGCCCAGGGGATTCGGTCAGCTTCGGCCGCGCATCGACGAGCGGCTGGCGCGGTTCGGCAGGCCGGTGTTCAGCTTCAGGCTGGCCCCCACCGGGCTGCGCAACGTCATCGGCGGGCAGACGGTCCGGGACTTCGAGGGCGCGCCGTACCTGCTGGTCACGGGCGTGGGCGATCCGGCCCAGGTCAGCGCCACGGCCGAGGCGTACTTCGGGTATCCGCCCAAACGGCACCGGGTCTTTCGGGACCATCATTCCTACACCAAGCAGGACGCCCTCGACCTGGCCCAGGAGGCCGCCCGGCTGGGCTGCATCGCGGTGCTGTGCACGCCCAAGGACGCGGTCAAGCTCGGTTCCATGTGCACCGAGGTGTTCTGGCATTTCGACCTGAGCCTGGAGTTCGGGCCGTCCACCCTGGGCGAGAGGGCGAAATTTTCCACCTGGTGGGAGCGGCGCTACAATTCATTCAGGCTGCGCCGCGCGGACCGCGCCCAACACGCGGCGGAATACAGAGCCCGGCACGAGGCGGGGCTGCCGCCCGCCAAGGGAGGCAACCATGGCTAA